Proteins found in one Solitalea lacus genomic segment:
- a CDS encoding 3-keto-disaccharide hydrolase, with the protein MNAFVVSLISILVITGFNPKKISLTTSEDFHKNESGGWKILFDGKSKSEWHTYGKENAGSAWEVDNGWLHLVNTEKEGRGDLITDASFENFHLKLEWKIAPKGNSGIFIYVQEDLAKYPNAFNTGLEMQVLDNNGHPDAKIKKHRAGDLYDLISCQKETVKPAGEWNKVEIISKNGKLVFYLNGDKVVSTILWDSNWKRLVEGSKFATMPGFGEFQSGKIALQDHGDEVWYRNIMIKKL; encoded by the coding sequence ATGAATGCTTTTGTTGTTTCTTTAATTTCAATCTTGGTAATAACTGGCTTCAATCCTAAAAAAATATCGCTTACAACCAGTGAGGATTTTCATAAAAATGAATCAGGTGGTTGGAAGATACTTTTTGATGGAAAGTCCAAATCGGAATGGCATACCTATGGTAAGGAAAATGCAGGTAGTGCCTGGGAAGTAGATAATGGATGGTTGCACCTGGTGAATACTGAAAAAGAAGGAAGAGGAGACTTAATAACAGATGCTTCTTTTGAAAATTTTCATTTGAAATTAGAATGGAAAATTGCACCTAAAGGAAACAGCGGGATATTCATTTATGTACAGGAGGACCTTGCTAAATATCCAAATGCATTTAATACAGGGTTAGAAATGCAAGTATTGGACAATAATGGCCATCCGGATGCTAAAATAAAAAAGCACAGAGCTGGTGATCTTTATGATTTAATCTCTTGCCAAAAAGAAACGGTAAAGCCTGCCGGAGAATGGAATAAGGTTGAAATTATAAGTAAAAATGGGAAGCTCGTTTTTTATTTAAATGGTGATAAAGTAGTATCAACAATATTGTGGGATTCGAACTGGAAGAGATTGGTTGAAGGAAGCAAGTTTGCCACTATGCCTGGATTTGGCGAATTCCAATCGGGTAAAATTGCTTTGCAAGATCATGGGGATGAGGTATGGTATCGAAATATTATGATTAAAAAATTGTAA
- the cdaA gene encoding diadenylate cyclase CdaA, with protein sequence MNSFDLVFSDFGIFDLIDILLVAILIYLFYSLLRGTIAINILVGYLLIYLFYLLVKSLEMRLLTTLFNGFFQVGVMALIVVFQPEIRKFLLMVGKNFKLYRNEYWYRLFVRNKVIQKELEQTQIKPILDACKVMQETKTGALIVFAKNPEEEHFYKNGEEIEAMVSKRLLESIFNKYSPLHDGAVIISEGKIMAAACILPLTDNQDIPPYMGLRHRAALGISEVADVSALVVSEETGNLAYARQGKIKSNISLNDLERNLRKDLI encoded by the coding sequence ATGAACTCATTTGATCTGGTATTTTCCGATTTTGGCATATTCGACTTAATAGATATACTGCTGGTAGCTATTCTAATATATCTGTTTTACAGTTTATTGCGCGGCACTATCGCTATTAATATCCTTGTCGGTTACCTTCTTATTTATTTGTTCTATTTGCTGGTAAAATCATTGGAGATGCGTTTGCTTACCACCCTTTTTAACGGATTTTTTCAGGTAGGTGTAATGGCATTAATAGTTGTTTTTCAGCCCGAAATAAGGAAGTTTCTGTTAATGGTCGGTAAGAACTTTAAATTGTATCGCAACGAATATTGGTACCGTTTATTTGTTCGTAATAAGGTCATCCAAAAAGAACTTGAACAAACACAGATTAAACCAATTTTAGATGCATGTAAGGTAATGCAGGAAACCAAAACCGGAGCCTTGATTGTTTTTGCGAAGAATCCTGAAGAGGAGCATTTTTATAAAAACGGTGAAGAAATTGAAGCGATGGTTTCAAAGCGGTTGCTCGAATCAATTTTTAATAAATACAGCCCTCTGCATGATGGTGCCGTGATTATATCCGAAGGGAAAATTATGGCAGCAGCCTGTATTTTACCATTGACAGATAATCAGGATATTCCACCTTACATGGGTCTGCGTCACCGGGCGGCCTTGGGTATTTCAGAAGTTGCCGATGTGTCAGCTTTGGTAGTTTCGGAAGAAACCGGGAATCTTGCTTATGCTCGCCAGGGGAAAATTAAATCAAACATTTCACTGAATGATTTAGAGCGGAATCTGCGTAAGGATTTGATTTAA
- a CDS encoding carbon-nitrogen hydrolase family protein, with product MEATNVEVRNLTPEDYLQLKTSMITAYEAIGGHHWTKEDIKRLIAKFPEGQICVTLNGQVVGCALSIIVPYERFGDNHDYAKITGNYTFNTHDAKGDTLYGIEVFIHPDYRGLRLARRLYDARKFLCESLNLEGIIAGGRIPGYHQYADAMSPRQYIQKVQSKEIYDTTLSFQLSNDFRVKKVLKNYLPLDNESMGYATLLIWHNAFYDPDQQMLLRRDYIRIGIVQWQMRPYNSIDEVLGHMEYFIDAVSDYHSDFVLFPELFNAPLMGKFNDQAPNEAMRSLAVYTDELAERLSKLAVSYNVNIIAGSMPRIDKGKLYNAAYCLQRSGAVDYYYKIHPTPAEVKEWAFTGGDKIHVIQTDVCKIGMLICYDVEFPELPRLLAEEGMQILFVPFLTDTQNAYNRVRICSQARAIENECFVAIAGNVGNLPKVNNMDLQFAQSAIFTPSDFAFPVNAIQAEATPNTETIVVADLDLTLLNELHYYGSVRTLNDRRKDLYELKWKF from the coding sequence ATGGAAGCCACAAATGTTGAGGTTCGCAATCTTACTCCCGAAGATTATCTGCAGCTAAAAACATCAATGATAACGGCCTATGAAGCTATAGGAGGGCATCATTGGACAAAGGAGGATATAAAACGTCTAATTGCCAAATTTCCTGAAGGTCAGATATGTGTTACCTTAAATGGGCAGGTTGTTGGCTGTGCCTTGTCAATTATTGTGCCTTATGAAAGGTTTGGCGATAATCATGATTATGCAAAGATTACGGGGAACTATACGTTTAATACGCATGATGCTAAAGGGGATACACTTTATGGTATAGAGGTTTTTATCCACCCAGATTATAGAGGGTTAAGATTAGCCCGTAGGTTATATGATGCACGCAAGTTTTTATGTGAGAGTTTGAATTTGGAGGGCATCATTGCCGGTGGCAGAATCCCTGGCTACCATCAGTATGCCGATGCTATGAGTCCCCGCCAATACATTCAGAAGGTTCAATCTAAAGAGATATATGATACAACGTTAAGCTTTCAGCTTTCAAATGACTTCAGAGTGAAGAAAGTGTTGAAGAACTACCTTCCTTTGGATAACGAATCGATGGGATACGCCACTTTGTTAATCTGGCATAATGCATTTTATGATCCTGATCAACAGATGTTGTTGCGCCGTGATTATATTCGGATAGGTATTGTGCAATGGCAAATGCGTCCATACAACAGTATTGATGAGGTATTAGGGCATATGGAATACTTTATTGATGCAGTAAGTGATTATCACTCTGATTTTGTATTGTTTCCTGAGCTTTTTAATGCTCCATTAATGGGTAAATTCAATGATCAAGCTCCCAATGAAGCCATGCGAAGCCTGGCTGTTTACACCGATGAATTAGCGGAGCGTTTATCCAAATTAGCAGTATCATATAATGTAAATATTATTGCGGGCAGCATGCCTCGTATTGATAAAGGTAAGTTGTATAATGCTGCGTATTGTTTGCAGCGATCGGGTGCGGTGGATTATTATTATAAAATTCATCCAACTCCTGCCGAAGTGAAAGAATGGGCATTCACTGGAGGAGACAAGATTCATGTGATACAAACAGATGTTTGTAAAATTGGTATGCTGATTTGTTATGATGTGGAGTTTCCGGAATTGCCACGGTTGTTGGCAGAAGAAGGCATGCAAATTTTGTTCGTACCATTTTTAACGGATACCCAGAATGCATATAATCGGGTACGGATTTGTTCACAGGCAAGAGCTATAGAAAATGAGTGTTTTGTTGCCATTGCCGGTAATGTTGGCAATCTGCCAAAAGTGAATAATATGGATTTGCAATTTGCACAATCGGCAATATTTACACCATCCGACTTTGCATTTCCTGTAAATGCTATTCAGGCTGAAGCTACCCCCAATACAGAAACTATAGTTGTAGCAGATTTGGATTTAACCTTGTTGAATGAGTTACATTACTATGGTTCTGTGCGTACACTTAATGACAGGCGAAAAGATTTGTATGAATTAAAATGGAAGTTTTGA